The following DNA comes from Sulfuriferula thiophila.
GATGATACGGTAGCGCTGGACAGGATTCGTCTGGCTCGCGACGATGATGCGCGGGTGGGTTTCAGGCGCATCTACCGGTTTGAATTCAGTGACACCGGCGACAATCGTCGAGGCGGTGTCGTGGTATTGCATAACAGTTTGGTGGAAACGGTAAATCTGGGCAATGTGTGGGCTGTAACGCCGACCACTATTGATTAGCTTCGATTTCCAGCACAGCCAGGCTGATATGTTTGCCCAATTGTTCGGTGAATCCGGGCAAGTTGCTGAATTTCCGTAATTTCGCAGCGACCGCATCTTTCATCTCGTAATCGCTTTTTCCCGCATCGTATTGTTCTTTTACTGCGGCGTATAACGTTGCCAGATATTCGCGGTAACGTTTGACCATCGCGGCGTTTCCGGTCTGTCCATGCCCTGGCACATAGCGCTTGTCATGCAGGCCGATAGCCCGGTCACATGCGGCTATGCTGCCTTTGAACGTCGCATCATCCATCCGGTTAATGTAGTTGTTGAGTACATTATCGCCGGTAAACAGCACGGAATCTTCCACGACCTCTATCATGATGTCTGTTTTGCTGTGCGCGTTTTCAGGTGCGTAGACATGAAAATGCATGCCGCCGGTCTGGATGATTTGATCGTCTACCACCGGTATGGTGGGAATGACCGCTTGCGTGGACGCGGTGTAGTTGTCCGTCAGCGTGTTGACTAATGCAACCCACTCTTCGGCGCCGCCTTGTTGGGCCTTGCGTATCATATCTGGATGGGCAAGCAACTTGGCATCGGGGTAGGCTTCGATAATGGCTTGGTTGCCGAGCCAGTGATCGCCATGGATGTGGGTATCAAAGACGTAAGTCACCGGTAACGCGGTGCGTTTGGCTATT
Coding sequences within:
- a CDS encoding MBL fold metallo-hydrolase; the protein is MKLSSKLKYALIGVLALPLLALADNYPVRDYPAQKIAAHTYVIHGPLGQPSLQNQGFMNNPGFIITKDGVVVIDPGASLETGRMVLRQIAKRTALPVTYVFDTHIHGDHWLGNQAIIEAYPDAKLLAHPDMIRKAQQGGAEEWVALVNTLTDNYTASTQAVIPTIPVVDDQIIQTGGMHFHVYAPENAHSKTDIMIEVVEDSVLFTGDNVLNNYINRMDDATFKGSIAACDRAIGLHDKRYVPGHGQTGNAAMVKRYREYLATLYAAVKEQYDAGKSDYEMKDAVAAKLRKFSNLPGFTEQLGKHISLAVLEIEANQ
- a CDS encoding DUF3301 domain-containing protein produces the protein MEWGILAIALALGWFWLDSMKCHDIAVAAAKRAAHSGNVQLLDDTVALDRIRLARDDDARVGFRRIYRFEFSDTGDNRRGGVVVLHNSLVETVNLGNVWAVTPTTID